The genome window CTTTTCTGTTTGTTCCCACAGTTTTAGAGCTGTATTCTAAACTCTCCACTTTCCCGTTAGGAATTCCTGTTCGAACCTGATCAAAGCCTTTTGGCCCTTCTTTTTCAATTTTTTGTGCCAATAAACTGCTCGTCATGATGACTAAAGCAAGAATTGACAAAAGATTTTTTTTCATTTTAAATATGTTTTTAATTAATCGAATACTTATTACTTGAACAATAAGCCGGCATACTGATATAAAGATCTTCTCCAGGTTAACCACTCATGAGCTGTATCTTGAGACTCATAAAACACATATCGAATACCTTGTTTATCAAGCATTTTCCTGAAAGCTCCTATTGAACCGGGAAAAGGATTTGGTTCCTTTGTTCCAAGTCCAAGCCATAAAACTTTAAGCTGTTTATTTACTGCTTTTGCGTCATTGAATTTTCCGCCTAAAAATACTGCCGGATCAATTTCATCAGCACTTGGATAATTTGAAGTACCGCTAAATCCGCCATAATAAGCAAACTTATCCAAGTTATTCATTGCAATTCTCATGGTTTGATTGGCTCCCATCGAAAGTCCCGCAATAGCCCTATGCCCGCGATCTGAAATAGTTCGGAACTTTGAATCAATCATTGGAATAACCTCAGTCATCACCACTTCTTCAAAAACCGACACAGGCTGAGCAGGCATATTTGCTGTATTTCCTTCTTCTTTTTTATAAGCATATCCATTATCCATAACAACAATCATAGGAACCGCTTGATTGGAAGCAATTAAATTATCCAGAATCAAATTGGCTTTACCCTGAACTGACCAGCCCGTTTCATCCTCAAAACTTCCATGCTGCAGATAAAGAACCGGATAGCGGTTTTTTGTGTTCTCATTGTAACCCGCTGGAGTATACACAAAACAGCGTCTGAACGAATTGGTCAATTTTGAGAAATAAATATTTTCACTAACAAGACCATGGGGAACATCTTTCAGAGCATAAAAATCTTGATCCGAAGCTGGAATCTCAATTCCGCTGCCTGATCGTCCTGCACCATAAAAATATAATGTTCCCGGATCTGGAACAGAAGCTCCGTCAATATTCAACTGATAATAATGAAATCCTTCGTCCTGCGGAGCAGATTCTCCTGTCCAGACTCCGGCAGCATTTTTTATCATATCATATTTCACTCCTCCAAGATCCAGCTGCACTTTATTTGCATTAGGAGCAGCAATACTCGCACGTACACGCCCTTGAGAGTTAACCTGCGGAAATTCTTTTCCGGGCTGGTTTACTGATGAAGCCTTAAAATCCTGAGTTACGCCTTGTGCTTCCTGACTCCAGCTTGTATGGTAATGCAAAACAGAAATTAAAATGACTGCACTTAAAAATCTTTTCATATTTAGTTTTTTAAAGTTTTAATATTATTTTTTATGACTATTCTTAACTAATCCCAAACAGATCGAATCAGCCACAGATTAAAAAGATTTACACAGATTTTTTTTAAAAACAGTACTGAAATCTGTGAGAATATGTGTAATCAGCGGCAAAAAAATACATGGTATTATTTGCGGACAGTAATATTATTTTTTTTGCTGGCTTTGTGCCAATTCATTTGCAGCGTTTGCTAAAAAAACATACCAGGCACCGCCATCAATAATACACTCATTTTCACCCCAAAAGAAAGGCCAGTCATCTTTGTTTTCTAAAAAGTCGGGTTTAAGAAAAATAAGACCTGGAACTACTCCGCCCGCAATAGTTGTAAAGTCAGCCCGATTACCGCCATAGGCCACTTTTTTGGATTTGTTGCCTACCGCATTCACAAATGACAGATTAGAATACGGATGACATCCAAAAACATAATTCAATCCTTGATAAACATATTCTTTATCAATAATGTCCGGATAAAATTTATGGATATAATAATTAGTACTTGCCCAATTTATAACCTGAGAACTGCCTCCCCAGCCTCTTTTCACTATAGGAACAGCATACGGATTATCCGAAGTTTCTTTGTCAATAGCAATCTTATATTTAATTGCATAATCACGCACTTTTGCTTTGTAGCTGTCATCCATGTATGGCACAGCCAAGAGTGCCGAATTAATATTAAATTCCAAATTTTCATCCAATTGATTCCAGATTTTACTCAAGAAACCAGTTTTGTATTGATTCTCTTTTGTGCTAAGATATAACTGCATCATTGCAATCATATCACTTCCTTTTCCCCATTTGGACATTGGGCTGTCATCAGGCTTAGCATTTTTTGCAATTTCATTTGCTTCATTGAAAAGCTTTATAGCACTAGACAAACATTTAGCTGAAAGCTCATCATTATACCCTTTCAAAGCTCTGCTTGCTGCGGCTAATGCTGCGGCTGTCCTATAATCCAAAAATGAAGTTCTATTTATAAAAGCCCATCGGTCATCAAGTGTACCGCTCGAAACTCCATTGGACTCATATGGTTTAAGCGATGAATTATACGGCAGATTATCAGTTTCTGTAGACGCGTCCCCCAAGTGATGATACTGATGCAGATTTGGTACAATTATACCTCGTACAGGATGACCAATATTTTCAACTTGTGCAACTAGGTTCAAAACTCCATGCTCAATCTGCTGCAGCAAATCTGGTTTACCATCAGGACGGTGAATATCTACATATTGCGTTTTTTGATCTATATAAGTTTCGTCTCTCTTTACTTTGAATGCTTCCCAAGATTCAACAAAACTATTGATTACACTAACATGTGAAAAAGTCTGTATATCAAAATCACCAGCATCAAACCAGCCTCCCACTGCCATCCCCGGAATACGTTCCAAAGGTTTATACTTGGTTTCTGTAGCAGGCCCTTGTTTATATCCGTCAAAGTGTTCGTGATTTAACGGTGCCTGGAGACAATCATCTAAAAATGGCTTTCCATGCCAAATTCTATATGCCTCATTGACTTCCATGTGATCCATTTGAACAGGAAACCATACGTCCATAGTAGGATGCCATACTTTTGAATA of Flavobacterium marginilacus contains these proteins:
- a CDS encoding alpha/beta hydrolase-fold protein, with the protein product MKRFLSAVILISVLHYHTSWSQEAQGVTQDFKASSVNQPGKEFPQVNSQGRVRASIAAPNANKVQLDLGGVKYDMIKNAAGVWTGESAPQDEGFHYYQLNIDGASVPDPGTLYFYGAGRSGSGIEIPASDQDFYALKDVPHGLVSENIYFSKLTNSFRRCFVYTPAGYNENTKNRYPVLYLQHGSFEDETGWSVQGKANLILDNLIASNQAVPMIVVMDNGYAYKKEEGNTANMPAQPVSVFEEVVMTEVIPMIDSKFRTISDRGHRAIAGLSMGANQTMRIAMNNLDKFAYYGGFSGTSNYPSADEIDPAVFLGGKFNDAKAVNKQLKVLWLGLGTKEPNPFPGSIGAFRKMLDKQGIRYVFYESQDTAHEWLTWRRSLYQYAGLLFK
- a CDS encoding glycoside hydrolase family 9 protein, translating into MDKLKKAIMLLCLCSISNIAIAQKLVLNEKEYFETQGLNVLVFNNEYNGMFFDEKTAGIEFIHHGVRTVTGGAVRLHNTPEQWDLIPKMISRKVDKSNSTIEVALRYEEFNFDSKVVVTAKDKGFTISVFLEKPLPKQLEGKAGFNMEFIPTSYFESNYLVDGRAGTFPRYPASNTEIRSSAQKIPQFGGHNTFDDRGKNEYIVTLPLDSGKSLTFAPENPERTVKIQSEDQDVMLFDGRNLGQNGWFVARSIFPANKTGKVLTWYVEPNAIPNWIRKPVIGFSQVGYMPNQKKAAVIELDKNDKPLAAASIFKLNENGEFVEKLKADVKVWGNYLRYNYAQLDFSSVKEKGLYYIQYGDQKTNTFQIEDDIYSKVWHPTMDVWFPVQMDHMEVNEAYRIWHGKPFLDDCLQAPLNHEHFDGYKQGPATETKYKPLERIPGMAVGGWFDAGDFDIQTFSHVSVINSFVESWEAFKVKRDETYIDQKTQYVDIHRPDGKPDLLQQIEHGVLNLVAQVENIGHPVRGIIVPNLHQYHHLGDASTETDNLPYNSSLKPYESNGVSSGTLDDRWAFINRTSFLDYRTAAALAAASRALKGYNDELSAKCLSSAIKLFNEANEIAKNAKPDDSPMSKWGKGSDMIAMMQLYLSTKENQYKTGFLSKIWNQLDENLEFNINSALLAVPYMDDSYKAKVRDYAIKYKIAIDKETSDNPYAVPIVKRGWGGSSQVINWASTNYYIHKFYPDIIDKEYVYQGLNYVFGCHPYSNLSFVNAVGNKSKKVAYGGNRADFTTIAGGVVPGLIFLKPDFLENKDDWPFFWGENECIIDGGAWYVFLANAANELAQSQQKK